A region of the Thermoanaerobaculia bacterium genome:
CTCTTCCGCGATCCGGCGGGCACGATTCTGGCGGTTGAAAACGACCATAAATACTTTCCCGGATACACGATTCGCTTCGCTCAAGGAACCCGCGAGATGGAAGTCTTTTCAAGTCTGATCTTCTACAAACAGAATCAGCCACTTCCCGTGATCTACGTAATCAACCGCGAGTACATTGCGGGAATTGATGATGGACAGACGAGGGGGAAGGAGCTGATAGACCGAGCGAGAAAGGAATTTCAGAAGTCGCCAGAAGATTTCAGGAGCCTGCTCTTGAGCTTCTACCAGTTTGCGGAGAAGAGTCTTCCAGAAATGGGGGCCGCCAGCGCGTCGATCGACGATCTATTGAACAACGGCCCTGGCACACTCAAGCCATATGAGGCGCATACCCGTCTCATCGAGGATTCGCAGGAGTGTGCCAAGATCAAGGCGATGATGGCTCCGTAGATCATCGTGGTGGACCAAGGCGGTCGGCGTCGAAGTCTGGGATCCAGCCTCTGGGCTGGGACGTCGATGTCCGCTTTCGCGGGAATGACAGAGGCGGGTGTCGACGATAAGTTCGATCGGAGGCGAGACTCAGTTCGGAAGAACCCGAAAGCGCGGTCAGGCGCGCGCCCGCCTCCGCCTTCAGTGAAGCTTCGGCGCGATACCGTTGCCAACGACCCGCCGATTCAGCTCCGCGAGCTCACAACCCGATCGCTCCGCAGCTCGGCACGGCGGAGGCGGACGTCTCGATGCATCCGCCTACGCCAGGGCTACGGCGCGACAGGACACCGCGCGGGCCACTCAATCACCGGGGGAATCGGCCCCGCCCATTCGTTCGCCGCGATCAGGTTGTAAGCGCCCACCCCGGCGAAGACGACGCGGTCCCCTTCTTTCGGGGCGACGGCGTGCTGGCGGCGGACGAGGACGTCGAGGTCGGTTCCGAGGGGTCCCGCGATGACGAGATCGACGGCGCGCCCCCTTCGGCGCGGGAAGAACGAGACCGGATGACGCCCGCGCGCGATGAAGAAGCCGTGAGCCATCCGGCTCGCGTCGACGAAGACCTCCCGGCCGCCGCGCACGCGCAGCACGCGGCACACGAGCCGGAAGGCCTCCGCCACGATCGCGCGGCCCGGCTCCATCCAGACGTCGGCGCCGCCGATCGAGCGCCGAGCGTCGGCGGAAAGGTCGCGCACGATCGTCTCCGGGTCCGTCCACGCCGCGCGGAGCGGGCGGCCCCGGTCGTCGAACCGGGATTCCGCGGGCGAGCTGAAGCCGCCGCCGACGTCGACGACCGCGGGGGGCGCGCCGAGGCCGCGGAGCGCGCGCGCCGTGCGGGAGGCGGATCGCAGGGAGGCGCGGTACGGCGCCGAGCTCGGAATGCCCGTGCCGAGATGGAAGGCGATTCCGAGAGGCGGCGCGCCGCGGCCGACGGCGCGGCGGGCGAGGACCAGCGCGTCGGCCGGCCCGATGCCGAAGGCCCGCTGACCGACACGCGCCTGGGGCGTTCGGAGCCGCAGGAGATATCGCGCCGGCCGCCCGGTGGCGCGCGCCCGAGCGAGGATGAGCGCGAGGTCTTCGGCCCCGTCGGCGACGAGCGTGCCTTCTTCGGCGATGACCCGGTCGACCAGCTCCTCCGTCTTCGCCGGACCCTGAACGAGGAGCCGGTCGCCGGAGATTCCCCGGGCGAGCGCCTCGGGGAGATCGGCCTCGATGTTGATCTCGGCGCCGAAGCCTTCCCGCGCGAGGAAGTCGAGAACCGCGGGATGCCGGTTGGTCTTGTAGGGATAAAACAGCCGCGCTCTCCCCGCGGCGGCCTCCTTCCATCGCCGGGCGGCGTGAGCGAGCCGCTCCGGCTCGTACAGGTAGAAGGGCGTCGGCGCGGCGGGGATCGCAGTCACGCCCGTCATCGGAGCCACGACGTCACGCGCTCCGGGTCTCCGAGCCAGCTCCCGCGACGGAATCACGCGAGCCACGACGCGATGACGCGCCGGTCGAGCTTGCCCGACGGATTTCGCGGCAGCGCCTCCACCGCGACGACTTTTTTCGGGCGAGCGAAAGCCGGAAGGCGCCGCTGCACGAAGTCACGGATCGTATCGGCCGCCGCATCCTCGCCGGAGCGCGGGACGAAGACGACCGCGAACCCCTCCCCGTGCGGCGCGACGGCGACGTCCGAGATCGACGGAAGCTCGCCGATCGCGCTCTCGATCTCCTCGGCGCAGACGGTTCTTCCCTGCATGACGATCGAGAACTCGCGGCGGCCGCGGACGACGAGCTCTCCCTGCTCGTCGAGAAACCCCAGGTCTCCGGTGGCGAGTCGTCCTCGTTCGTCGAAGGGGTTCGGCGCGGAATCCCCCGCATACCCCGGGAAGACGGATTCCCCGGCGAGGCGGATCTCGCCGGTGCGTCCCGCCGGGAGCTCGGCGCCCGTCTCGGGATCGACGATCGCGACGGAGAGGCCCGTCGCCGGACGGCCGCTCGTTCCCGGACGGCGCTTCTCCGAAAGGCGCTGCCGGGAGCCGAGCCCCGCCGATTCCGTCAGCCCGTACCCGAGCCGCACCGGCACTCCGCGGCGCCCCTCGACGGCGGCGACCGCATCCTCCGAGAGCGTTCCGCCTCCCGAGAAGACCGCCCGGAGCCGCGCGCGGCGGGAGGGGCGCCCGGCAAGCGCGACATGCGGTCCGGCGAGCAGCACGACGGTTGCTCCGAGCGCCTCGGCTTCCGCCAGGGGATCGCGGCGGGGCGAGAAGAAGACGACCTCCGCGCCGAGCGAGATCGGGTGGAGGGTTCCCCGGACGAATCCGAAGACGTGCGCGGTCGACACTCCGACCGCCACCCGGTCGCCGGGCTCGATCTCGGGCGGAGCGGGATACCCGCCCGCCGCCGCGAGGAGCTCCCGGTCCCCGAGCGGGACCGGCTTCCCGTCGCCGACGCTCCCCGAAGAAAAGAACACCGTTCGGTCGGCGCCGGCCGCCGGACGCCAGCGCACGAGAAGGTCCTCGCGCCTCTCCCGCAGGAGGACCGGAATCTGCGCGCCGTGGGCGACCGCGCCGCGGTTCGCCACCCGGGCCGCGTAGAAGTCGGCGACGAAAGCGATCGGGTCGTTCGCGTCGAGCGCGACCCATCCCTCGCGGGAGGCGATGCGCGCGGCCCGCTGGTCGATCTCCCGAAGGAGGCCGTCGTAGGTGAGCGCGTCCGCCCCGCGCCGCAGCACGGTCTTCCCGGGAGAACGCCGCGCCGCGGCCTGCAGCGCGTCGAGAACGCAGGATTCAGCGTTCGGCGGAGACAAAGATCATCCTCCAGGGAAGCACCGCGTCGAGGCCGGTTTCCGCGAGTCCCAGGCCATCGAGAGCCGACGCGATTTCCGCGTCGCTCGTCGCCGGGCGCAGGCCGAAGAGCTCGCGGGCGAACTCGAGCGCGGCGAAGCGCGACGGGAAACGCCACGCGAGATCGACGACTTCCGCCCGCACCCTCCGTCCTCCGGCGGCGGCGAACGCGTCCCGGTAGC
Encoded here:
- a CDS encoding fatty acid--CoA ligase family protein, with amino-acid sequence MSPPNAESCVLDALQAAARRSPGKTVLRRGADALTYDGLLREIDQRAARIASREGWVALDANDPIAFVADFYAARVANRGAVAHGAQIPVLLRERREDLLVRWRPAAGADRTVFFSSGSVGDGKPVPLGDRELLAAAGGYPAPPEIEPGDRVAVGVSTAHVFGFVRGTLHPISLGAEVVFFSPRRDPLAEAEALGATVVLLAGPHVALAGRPSRRARLRAVFSGGGTLSEDAVAAVEGRRGVPVRLGYGLTESAGLGSRQRLSEKRRPGTSGRPATGLSVAIVDPETGAELPAGRTGEIRLAGESVFPGYAGDSAPNPFDERGRLATGDLGFLDEQGELVVRGRREFSIVMQGRTVCAEEIESAIGELPSISDVAVAPHGEGFAVVFVPRSGEDAAADTIRDFVQRRLPAFARPKKVVAVEALPRNPSGKLDRRVIASWLA
- a CDS encoding alanine racemase, which produces MTGVTAIPAAPTPFYLYEPERLAHAARRWKEAAAGRARLFYPYKTNRHPAVLDFLAREGFGAEINIEADLPEALARGISGDRLLVQGPAKTEELVDRVIAEEGTLVADGAEDLALILARARATGRPARYLLRLRTPQARVGQRAFGIGPADALVLARRAVGRGAPPLGIAFHLGTGIPSSAPYRASLRSASRTARALRGLGAPPAVVDVGGGFSSPAESRFDDRGRPLRAAWTDPETIVRDLSADARRSIGGADVWMEPGRAIVAEAFRLVCRVLRVRGGREVFVDASRMAHGFFIARGRHPVSFFPRRRGRAVDLVIAGPLGTDLDVLVRRQHAVAPKEGDRVVFAGVGAYNLIAANEWAGPIPPVIEWPARCPVAP